The following proteins are co-located in the Dehalococcoides mccartyi 195 genome:
- the trpB gene encoding tryptophan synthase subunit beta: MPKVDSTGKPGYFGKYGGQFVPEILVPVLNELEQAYEQAKKDETFQSRLKSLSNTFSGRPTPLYLAERLTEHLGGARIYLKREDLAHTGAHKINNALGQGLLALHMGKKRVIAETGAGQHGVATAAVCAMLGLECIVYMGEDDIKRQALNVFRMKLMGTEVRSVSSGSRTLKDAINEAMRDWVSNPETTYYIIGSVVGPRPYPAMVRDFQAVIGQETKAQSLRQLGGLPDCIVACVGGGSNAMGIFYDFIPDQSVRLIGVEAAGSGISTGKHSATLSAGKVGILHGAMSYLLQDEHGQVIETHSISAGLDYPGVGPEHSYLKDNKRVEYVSVTDEEALNGFKLLCSLEGIMPALESSHAIAHALKIAVGMPKNKNIVINLSGRGDKDMDIVQKAMGVKI; the protein is encoded by the coding sequence ATGCCTAAAGTAGATAGCACCGGTAAACCGGGGTATTTCGGCAAGTATGGCGGGCAGTTTGTACCTGAAATACTGGTGCCAGTCCTAAACGAACTGGAACAGGCTTATGAACAAGCCAAAAAAGACGAGACTTTCCAGTCACGCCTGAAATCCCTTTCAAACACCTTTTCGGGGCGGCCCACTCCGCTGTATCTGGCAGAAAGGCTGACTGAACATCTGGGGGGTGCCAGAATTTACCTGAAAAGGGAAGACCTGGCCCATACAGGTGCCCATAAAATCAACAACGCACTCGGTCAGGGGCTGCTTGCCTTGCATATGGGAAAGAAAAGGGTAATTGCCGAAACAGGGGCGGGGCAACACGGGGTAGCCACCGCAGCTGTTTGCGCCATGCTGGGGCTGGAATGCATTGTCTATATGGGCGAAGATGACATCAAACGTCAAGCCTTGAACGTATTCCGCATGAAGCTGATGGGAACGGAAGTCAGAAGCGTATCTTCGGGCAGCCGTACCCTGAAAGACGCCATCAATGAAGCTATGCGTGACTGGGTAAGCAACCCGGAGACCACTTATTATATAATCGGTTCGGTGGTCGGCCCGCGCCCTTATCCGGCTATGGTACGGGATTTTCAGGCAGTTATCGGGCAGGAAACCAAAGCCCAGTCCTTAAGACAGCTGGGGGGACTACCTGACTGCATTGTTGCCTGTGTTGGCGGAGGCAGCAATGCCATGGGTATTTTCTATGATTTCATACCAGACCAAAGCGTACGTCTTATCGGGGTGGAAGCTGCCGGCAGCGGCATCAGCACCGGCAAACATTCGGCCACCCTTAGTGCCGGCAAGGTGGGTATACTCCACGGCGCCATGTCCTACCTGCTTCAGGACGAGCATGGACAGGTGATTGAAACCCACAGTATTTCGGCCGGGCTGGATTATCCCGGCGTAGGACCTGAACACAGCTACCTGAAAGATAATAAGCGGGTGGAATATGTTTCGGTCACAGATGAAGAAGCCCTGAACGGCTTCAAACTGCTATGCTCGCTGGAAGGGATAATGCCTGCTCTGGAATCTTCCCACGCCATTGCCCATGCCCTGAAAATAGCAGTCGGCATGCCGAAAAACAAAAATATAGTCATAAACCTCTCCGGCAGAGGGGACAAAGACATGGATATTGTTCAAAAAGCAATGGGGGTAAAGATATGA
- the aroF gene encoding 3-deoxy-7-phosphoheptulonate synthase: MLVIMKNDATQEQIDNVIREITDAGYRGIPIPGDHRTAVCIVGNQGMVEESPFLALEGVKEVLRVTKPYKLVSHETCPKPTVIRLGEVEIGNGCKPVIIAGPCSVESEEQTLRIARQVKEGGAKLFRGGAFKPRTSPYSFQGLGKAGLKILEKVRSETGLLIVTEATDSENLKLVEASTDIIQIGARNMQNYSLLRRAGQTKKPVILKRGLSATIEELLMAAEYIIAEGNTQVILCERGIRTFSDNTRFTLDLSAILSVKALSHLPIIVDPSHAAGRRDYVIPLSRAAIATGADGLIVEVHSDPPSALSDGAQSLYPEQFCQLVKEVEYLNMLGVEKCLK; this comes from the coding sequence ATGTTAGTAATAATGAAAAACGATGCAACTCAGGAACAGATAGATAACGTCATCCGTGAGATTACGGATGCAGGCTACCGGGGCATACCCATACCGGGTGACCACCGAACCGCCGTCTGCATAGTGGGCAATCAGGGTATGGTGGAGGAAAGCCCTTTTCTGGCACTGGAAGGTGTGAAAGAAGTATTGCGGGTGACCAAGCCCTATAAACTGGTCAGCCATGAAACCTGCCCCAAACCGACAGTTATCCGTCTGGGAGAGGTAGAAATAGGAAACGGCTGCAAACCGGTTATCATTGCCGGACCTTGCTCGGTGGAAAGTGAAGAACAGACCCTCCGCATAGCCCGTCAGGTAAAAGAGGGCGGTGCCAAGCTCTTCAGGGGAGGGGCATTCAAACCCCGCACTTCACCCTACAGCTTTCAGGGTTTGGGCAAAGCCGGCCTCAAAATACTGGAAAAAGTACGCTCTGAAACTGGGTTGCTTATTGTTACCGAAGCCACCGACTCTGAAAACCTGAAGCTGGTTGAAGCCAGCACAGATATTATCCAGATAGGTGCCCGAAACATGCAAAATTACTCTCTGTTACGCAGGGCAGGCCAGACAAAAAAGCCGGTCATTTTAAAACGGGGGCTGTCAGCCACTATTGAAGAACTGCTGATGGCAGCCGAATATATAATAGCCGAAGGCAACACTCAAGTTATTTTGTGCGAACGGGGTATCCGCACCTTTTCGGACAATACCCGCTTTACACTGGACCTAAGCGCCATCCTGTCCGTCAAGGCCTTAAGTCACCTGCCCATCATAGTAGACCCCAGCCATGCCGCCGGACGCCGTGATTATGTTATCCCCCTGTCCAGAGCAGCCATTGCAACAGGGGCAGACGGACTGATAGTAGAAGTCCATTCAGACCCGCCCAGCGCTCTGTCTGACGGGGCGCAGTCTTTGTATCCGGAACAGTTTTGCCAATTGGTTAAAGAGGTGGAATATTTAAATATGCTGGGAGTAGAAAAATGCCTAAAGTAG
- the trpA gene encoding tryptophan synthase subunit alpha has protein sequence MSRISDAFQKRKSLIAYITVGYPDIETTLRLVPLLEENGVDIIELGIPFSDPLADGVTIQNASYQALQNGVTPEVCLSVAALLKEKISIPMVFMGYYNPIYNYGLTKFCQKCATAGVSGFIIPDLPPGEAQDIDFAATEAGLDIIFLLAPTSTDERIKLVAAKSRGFIYLVSHSGVTGATANLPADLSSFVNRVRKTARQPLAVGFGISTPEQAQNIAKFSDGIIVGSRILQLVQTDPSLEKVATFIRQLRQSLD, from the coding sequence ATGAGCCGTATCAGTGATGCATTCCAAAAACGAAAATCTCTTATAGCTTACATAACAGTCGGCTACCCGGATATTGAAACCACCCTGCGGCTGGTGCCTCTGCTGGAAGAAAACGGGGTGGATATTATAGAGCTGGGTATTCCCTTCTCAGACCCGCTGGCAGACGGAGTTACTATTCAAAATGCCAGTTATCAGGCACTCCAGAACGGGGTGACGCCTGAAGTCTGTTTATCTGTTGCCGCCCTGCTCAAAGAAAAAATCTCCATACCCATGGTATTCATGGGCTATTATAATCCCATTTACAACTACGGACTGACCAAGTTCTGCCAAAAGTGTGCAACTGCGGGTGTAAGCGGATTTATTATTCCTGACCTGCCGCCGGGAGAAGCCCAAGACATAGACTTTGCCGCCACAGAAGCCGGCTTGGATATAATCTTTCTGTTAGCCCCCACCAGTACCGACGAACGGATTAAGCTAGTTGCCGCCAAATCACGGGGGTTTATTTATCTCGTTTCCCACTCAGGCGTTACCGGGGCAACTGCCAACTTGCCGGCTGATTTGAGCAGTTTTGTAAACAGGGTAAGGAAAACCGCCCGCCAGCCTCTGGCAGTGGGCTTTGGTATTTCAACCCCCGAACAAGCCCAAAATATCGCAAAATTTTCCGACGGGATAATAGTAGGCAGCCGTATCCTGCAGCTTGTCCAGACAGACCCTTCACTTGAAAAAGTAGCCACATTTATCAGGCAACTCAGACAATCATTAGACTAA
- a CDS encoding ABC transporter ATP-binding protein — MKNLLVVSNLHVYFETPAGLVRANNGLNLHLEEGCNLGIMGESGCGKTVLVYTLLGLQQPGKIITGSILFSGRELVNLPEAELNHIRGRQIALIPQNQSTALNPLLKVGEQIGEVCVNLNRPDIRLEGARRLLSDLGLGDIHSVEHILKSYPHQLSGGMRQRVLTAMALLSEPDLLVADEPTTALDANTRTTTLNILKEASKRTSLLVISHDLPALKTLCPKLGVMYAGRIVEYGDTLSLMSNPLHPYSRLLMKCQQAGDYLDIPLTGFESRDLLGDNEGCSFAPFCPQATGICFKELPLEVCLDNSRVVCHLYTQSGMKLC, encoded by the coding sequence TGAATCTGCACCTTGAAGAGGGTTGTAATCTGGGTATTATGGGGGAGAGCGGCTGCGGCAAGACTGTACTTGTCTATACCCTGCTGGGGCTGCAGCAACCCGGTAAAATTATAACCGGCAGTATACTTTTCAGCGGCAGAGAGCTGGTAAATCTGCCCGAAGCTGAGCTGAACCATATAAGGGGCAGGCAGATTGCCCTTATCCCTCAAAACCAGTCTACCGCTCTCAATCCCCTTTTAAAGGTGGGTGAACAGATAGGCGAGGTTTGCGTGAACCTGAACAGGCCTGACATAAGGCTGGAGGGGGCTAGAAGGTTACTTTCGGATTTGGGATTGGGTGATATTCATTCGGTTGAGCATATTTTAAAAAGCTATCCCCACCAGCTGTCCGGGGGTATGCGCCAAAGAGTGCTGACGGCCATGGCGCTTCTTTCAGAGCCGGATTTACTGGTGGCAGACGAACCTACTACCGCACTTGATGCCAATACCCGTACCACCACCCTGAATATACTGAAAGAGGCATCCAAAAGAACCAGCCTGCTGGTTATCAGCCATGACTTACCTGCTCTGAAAACCCTCTGCCCAAAGCTGGGGGTAATGTATGCCGGGCGGATTGTGGAGTATGGTGATACCTTAAGCCTGATGTCAAACCCCCTTCACCCTTACAGCCGCCTGCTTATGAAATGCCAGCAAGCCGGAGATTATCTTGATATACCTTTGACAGGTTTTGAAAGCCGGGATTTACTGGGAGATAATGAAGGTTGTAGTTTCGCCCCGTTCTGTCCACAGGCAACCGGGATTTGTTTTAAAGAATTACCCCTTGAAGTTTGTCTGGACAATAGCAGAGTGGTTTGCCATCTTTATACCCAAAGCGGGATGAAGCTGTGTTAA
- a CDS encoding phosphoribosylanthranilate isomerase produces the protein MIKTKICGLTEVGQALATARTGADFAGVVFAESKRRITTEKALEIAEALKPLNPRPMLVGVFANQTAEEVNRIASVCRLDRVQLSGNESWEYCNQVNLPVIKVIHVAEGTTAELVIQEIQAGLKALKKTPVFLLDTHTKALFGGSGQSFDWQIVKQVSLKYPVMVAGGLNPENIQGFIKIAKPWGIDVASGVETDGIKDTAKIHLFIERVKDADGNRIC, from the coding sequence GTGATTAAGACTAAGATTTGCGGCTTGACAGAGGTTGGACAAGCCTTGGCCACAGCCCGGACAGGGGCTGACTTTGCCGGAGTGGTATTTGCCGAAAGCAAACGGCGCATCACCACGGAGAAAGCACTTGAGATAGCCGAAGCCCTGAAACCACTAAACCCAAGACCGATGCTGGTAGGCGTCTTTGCCAACCAGACGGCAGAAGAAGTAAACCGGATTGCCTCCGTCTGCCGTCTGGACAGGGTACAGCTAAGCGGTAACGAAAGCTGGGAATACTGCAATCAGGTAAACCTGCCGGTTATCAAGGTTATTCACGTTGCCGAAGGCACTACCGCCGAACTGGTTATTCAGGAAATACAGGCCGGGCTTAAAGCCCTGAAAAAAACACCCGTATTCCTGCTGGATACCCATACCAAGGCCTTATTCGGAGGCAGCGGTCAAAGTTTTGACTGGCAGATTGTAAAACAGGTCTCTCTGAAATACCCCGTCATGGTGGCCGGCGGACTTAATCCGGAAAACATACAGGGATTTATAAAAATAGCCAAACCATGGGGAATAGACGTTGCCAGCGGAGTGGAAACAGACGGGATAAAAGATACAGCCAAAATACACCTTTTCATTGAACGGGTGAAAGATGCGGATGGTAACCGGATATGTTAG
- the thyX gene encoding FAD-dependent thymidylate synthase → MEYNVEVKLLAITPDAENLAEQAGRLCYASGNKLGSSQDWLQTRIKQGHESLLEHVSATFYIKASRVVTHELVRHRIGSYSQRSQRYVKENQAEFITPPEITEGDSAKLALFNQAMESAWDSYRKLLEAGIKPEIARYVLPNACATEIICTWNFRELRHILKLRTAPSAQPEMRVVANLIQEILKKEAPKIFGDL, encoded by the coding sequence ATGGAATATAACGTAGAAGTAAAACTGCTGGCCATTACTCCGGATGCCGAAAATCTGGCAGAACAAGCCGGACGGCTTTGTTACGCCAGCGGCAATAAACTTGGCAGCAGCCAGGACTGGCTTCAGACACGCATCAAACAAGGGCACGAAAGCCTGCTTGAGCATGTTTCGGCCACTTTTTATATAAAGGCCTCACGGGTGGTTACCCATGAGCTGGTCAGACACCGTATTGGCAGTTACTCCCAGCGAAGCCAGCGTTACGTTAAGGAAAATCAGGCCGAGTTTATCACCCCGCCTGAAATTACCGAAGGAGATAGTGCCAAACTGGCGCTGTTCAATCAGGCTATGGAAAGCGCTTGGGATTCCTACCGCAAACTGCTGGAAGCGGGTATAAAGCCTGAAATAGCCCGTTACGTACTGCCCAATGCCTGTGCCACCGAGATTATCTGCACCTGGAATTTCCGCGAACTGCGGCATATTTTGAAACTGCGCACTGCCCCGTCCGCCCAGCCGGAAATGAGGGTAGTAGCTAACCTAATCCAAGAGATACTGAAAAAAGAAGCCCCCAAGATATTCGGAGACCTCTAA
- a CDS encoding ATP-binding cassette domain-containing protein — protein sequence MLKAENLSVHFVVRHNPLVRLKHPDHTIRAVSDVSIELKNGEILGLVGESGSGKTTLARALAGLVRPSGGQVLYRGSDLQKMDAFEFKKYRREVQLILQDSDSTLDPRMRLVELLEEPLKINRHLDKAERQDLVSAIMEKTFIPPSLAGRYPTELSGGQRQRVSLARTLLVRPKIIITDEPLSGLDTILRYQLLKLMLELKEEYGLSYLLISHDLQMISSVCNRVAVMYRGKLVEVMESGNMSSAVHPYTKMLLAGLALGLEEGHDLHHHAEDGQGCGFAGRCPVHLPICHQETPFLKEVSENHLCACHLA from the coding sequence GTGTTAAAAGCCGAAAATCTGTCAGTCCATTTTGTAGTCAGGCATAACCCGCTGGTACGTTTGAAGCACCCAGACCACACCATCAGGGCTGTTTCCGACGTGAGTATTGAACTGAAAAACGGAGAGATACTGGGTCTGGTAGGTGAAAGCGGTTCGGGCAAGACCACTCTGGCCAGAGCCTTGGCAGGGTTGGTTCGCCCTTCTGGCGGGCAGGTATTATACCGGGGGAGTGACCTGCAAAAAATGGATGCCTTTGAGTTCAAAAAATACCGCCGCGAAGTCCAGCTAATACTGCAGGACTCGGATTCAACTCTGGACCCTCGCATGAGGCTTGTAGAGCTTTTGGAAGAGCCTCTAAAGATAAACCGGCACTTAGATAAGGCTGAAAGACAAGATTTGGTTTCAGCCATTATGGAGAAAACTTTTATTCCTCCTTCGCTTGCGGGTCGCTACCCCACGGAACTGTCCGGCGGGCAGCGTCAGCGGGTGTCACTTGCCAGAACCCTGCTGGTAAGGCCTAAAATAATAATCACTGATGAACCTTTGAGCGGGCTGGATACTATCCTTCGTTACCAGTTGCTCAAGCTTATGCTGGAGCTTAAAGAGGAATACGGTTTAAGCTACCTGCTTATTTCCCATGATTTACAGATGATTAGTTCAGTTTGCAACCGTGTGGCAGTCATGTACCGGGGCAAGCTGGTTGAGGTAATGGAAAGCGGAAATATGTCTTCGGCTGTTCACCCCTATACGAAAATGCTGCTGGCAGGGCTGGCACTGGGGCTTGAAGAAGGCCATGACCTGCATCACCATGCTGAAGACGGGCAAGGCTGCGGTTTTGCCGGGCGTTGCCCGGTGCATTTACCGATTTGCCACCAGGAAACTCCATTTTTGAAAGAGGTGTCTGAAAATCATCTCTGCGCCTGTCATTTAGCCTGA